A genomic window from Halomonas sp. LR3S48 includes:
- the selD gene encoding selenide, water dikinase SelD, whose translation MSAIRLTQYSHGAGCGCKIAPDVLDSILAKAGPGATHSRLIVGNQGREDAAVYDLGDGRGMIATTDFFMPIVDDPFDFGRIAATNAISDVYAMGGKPVLALGILGWPLDKLGPEIAGDVVAGAQGVCRELGLALAGGHSIDAPEPIFGLAVNGLVDLEHLKLNKGAQVGDLLFLTKPLGVGFLTTAEKKGLLESGHQNLARETMLKPNQIGMALAKVKGVNAMTDVTGFGLAGHLAEVCQASGVAARIDFRRLPRLAEAEAYRRRGAVPGGTHRNRNALGAALKDMDEPHWQWLCDPQTSGGLLLSVHPSWQDDVERIGREHGIELAPFGEVIKAEGQAVIEVRG comes from the coding sequence ATGAGCGCGATTCGCCTGACTCAATACAGCCATGGGGCCGGATGTGGCTGCAAGATTGCCCCTGACGTACTCGATAGTATCCTGGCCAAAGCTGGGCCGGGGGCAACCCATTCGCGTCTGATCGTGGGCAACCAGGGCCGCGAGGATGCAGCGGTGTATGACCTGGGTGACGGTCGCGGGATGATCGCCACTACAGATTTTTTCATGCCCATCGTCGACGATCCCTTCGACTTCGGCCGCATCGCCGCCACCAATGCCATCAGTGACGTCTATGCCATGGGCGGCAAGCCGGTACTGGCGTTGGGCATTCTTGGTTGGCCGCTGGACAAGTTGGGGCCGGAGATCGCCGGCGACGTGGTAGCGGGCGCCCAAGGCGTGTGCCGCGAGCTGGGTCTGGCGCTGGCCGGCGGACATTCCATTGATGCGCCGGAGCCGATCTTCGGCCTGGCGGTCAACGGCCTGGTCGATCTTGAACATTTGAAACTCAACAAGGGTGCCCAGGTGGGCGACCTGCTGTTCCTGACCAAGCCGCTGGGTGTGGGCTTCTTGACCACCGCAGAGAAGAAGGGGCTGCTCGAGTCCGGCCATCAGAACCTGGCCCGCGAGACCATGCTGAAGCCCAACCAGATCGGCATGGCGCTGGCCAAGGTAAAGGGCGTGAACGCCATGACCGACGTTACCGGCTTCGGCTTGGCGGGTCACCTCGCAGAGGTGTGCCAGGCCAGCGGAGTGGCGGCACGCATCGACTTCCGGCGCCTACCGCGGCTTGCCGAAGCCGAGGCCTATCGCCGCCGTGGCGCGGTGCCCGGTGGGACCCATCGCAACCGCAACGCGCTTGGCGCGGCGCTCAAGGACATGGACGAGCCGCACTGGCAATGGTTGTGCGATCCGCAGACCTCCGGTGGCCTGCTACTCTCGGTGCACCCTTCCTGGCAAGACGATGTCGAGCGCATCGGTCGTGAGCACGGCATCGAGCTGGCGCCGTTCGGCGAGGTGATCAAGGCCGAGGGTCAGGCGGTGATCGAGGTGCGCGGGTGA
- the radA gene encoding DNA repair protein RadA, with the protein MAKAKSAFVCTECGAEFGKWQGQCSSCLEWNTLSEVRLGTPRPGAASASGTGRSGYAGSLSKEVVDLGSVDLTAVPRLSSTFGEFDRVLGGGLVPGSAVLLGGHPGAGKSTLLLQTACKLAQTRKVLYVTGEESLSQVAMRAHRLQLPTQGLKMLAETSVETILAVAERERPEILVIDSIQTMHLEDISSAPGGVAQVRESAAVLTRFAKQSDTVLLLVGHVTKDGSLAGPKVLEHMIDASLLLEGGADSRFRTLRGQKNRFGAVNELGVFAMLEHGLKEVKNPSAIFLSRSEEQASGSLVMVVWEGTRPLLVEVQALLDESALGNPRRVAVGLDQNRLAMLLAVLHRHGGLFTGDQDVFLNVVGGVKVLETSADLAVLLAVVSSLQNRPLPRELVAFGEVGLSGEIRPVPSGQERIVEAAKHGFTRAIVPRANAPKRAPDGMEVVAVDKLADALEAL; encoded by the coding sequence ATGGCCAAAGCGAAGAGTGCCTTCGTCTGTACCGAGTGCGGGGCGGAGTTTGGCAAGTGGCAGGGGCAGTGCTCAAGTTGCCTGGAGTGGAACACCTTGAGCGAGGTGCGGCTGGGTACGCCCCGCCCGGGCGCTGCGTCTGCGAGTGGCACCGGCCGTTCCGGCTATGCCGGCAGCCTGTCGAAGGAGGTGGTGGATCTTGGCAGCGTCGATCTCACCGCGGTGCCTCGTCTTTCCTCTACCTTCGGCGAGTTCGATCGCGTGCTGGGTGGCGGCCTGGTGCCGGGTTCGGCGGTGCTGCTGGGGGGCCATCCCGGTGCCGGCAAGTCGACCCTGTTGCTGCAGACCGCCTGCAAGCTGGCCCAGACGCGCAAGGTGCTGTACGTCACCGGCGAGGAGTCGCTCTCGCAGGTGGCAATGCGGGCGCACCGGCTGCAGCTGCCCACCCAGGGCCTCAAGATGCTGGCCGAGACCAGCGTCGAGACGATATTGGCGGTAGCCGAGCGCGAACGCCCCGAGATACTGGTTATCGACTCGATCCAGACCATGCACCTGGAGGACATCTCCTCGGCCCCCGGCGGCGTGGCCCAGGTGCGTGAGTCCGCCGCAGTGCTGACGCGCTTCGCCAAACAGTCCGATACCGTGCTGTTGCTGGTGGGCCACGTGACCAAGGACGGCTCCCTGGCCGGCCCCAAGGTACTGGAACACATGATTGATGCTTCGCTGCTGCTCGAGGGTGGCGCCGACTCGCGCTTCCGTACCCTGCGCGGCCAGAAGAACCGCTTTGGCGCGGTCAATGAGCTGGGCGTGTTTGCCATGCTCGAACACGGCTTGAAAGAGGTGAAGAATCCCAGCGCCATTTTCCTCTCCCGCAGCGAGGAGCAGGCGTCGGGTAGCCTGGTGATGGTGGTATGGGAGGGCACGCGTCCGCTGCTGGTGGAAGTGCAGGCGCTACTCGACGAGTCTGCGCTGGGCAATCCGCGGCGGGTTGCGGTGGGCCTCGACCAGAATCGCCTTGCCATGCTGTTGGCGGTGCTGCACCGCCACGGCGGGCTGTTCACCGGCGACCAGGATGTGTTCCTCAACGTCGTTGGAGGCGTCAAGGTGCTCGAGACCAGTGCCGACCTGGCCGTGCTGCTGGCGGTGGTGTCGAGTCTTCAGAACCGTCCTTTGCCACGGGAACTGGTGGCTTTCGGCGAGGTGGGCCTTTCCGGTGAGATCCGCCCCGTGCCCAGCGGCCAGGAGCGTATCGTCGAGGCAGCCAAGCATGGTTTCACCCGGGCCATCGTGCCGCGGGCCAATGCGCCGAAGCGTGCCCCCGACGGCATGGAGGTCGTCGCCGTGGACAAGCTGGCCGATGCCCTCGAGGCGCTGTGA
- a CDS encoding copper resistance protein NlpE produces MQVRTLLAGSAMLAFLAGCAAGPADDRADTAMDGAEVVYQGTLPCRNCAGIDLNVTLRGDEQASLEERTFDLRASYQEHPQEPPDEEYAGNWEVLSGTAVDPDATVYELTPDGEGQIYYFLRVDEQTLELIDPQRRRFQNNEALQLQRQ; encoded by the coding sequence ATGCAAGTAAGGACCCTGCTGGCTGGCTCGGCCATGCTGGCCTTTCTGGCTGGTTGTGCGGCCGGCCCGGCTGATGACCGTGCCGACACGGCAATGGACGGTGCCGAAGTCGTTTATCAAGGCACGCTACCCTGCCGCAACTGCGCGGGTATCGATCTGAACGTGACACTGCGCGGCGACGAGCAGGCATCGCTCGAGGAGCGAACCTTCGACCTGCGTGCCAGCTATCAAGAGCACCCTCAGGAACCGCCGGATGAAGAGTATGCGGGCAACTGGGAGGTACTCAGCGGTACCGCCGTCGACCCCGATGCCACTGTGTACGAGCTGACGCCTGATGGTGAGGGGCAGATCTACTACTTCCTGCGCGTCGACGAGCAGACCCTGGAATTGATCGATCCTCAGCGTCGTCGGTTCCAGAACAACGAAGCTCTGCAGCTGCAGCGCCAGTAA
- a CDS encoding AEC family transporter gives MTAQIIATLLPVFLIAGCGTLYGRFRTPDIRSLNTLNMEIFVPMLVFAVLADRQAPLAEYAGLALGAAVVVLGSGVVLWPLVKLLKLDPKTFLPPMMFNNSGNMGIPLLVLAFGEAALPAAVVVFIVEMLLHFSVGLYMLSPHTPLWRLLRMPIVLASLAGLGVNLGGVPLPGWLLEALHMLGGVCIPLMLFALGVRMLDIDFGDWKTGLLGAVLCPLSGLLLAVPMILWLDLTGLQAAALWVFAALPPAVLNYLVAEQYRQEPHKVASLVLIGNLGSLIVMPVVLALVFTRVYPGLA, from the coding sequence ATGACCGCCCAGATCATTGCCACGCTGCTGCCGGTTTTCCTGATCGCCGGCTGCGGCACCCTGTATGGCCGTTTTCGCACGCCGGACATTCGCAGCCTGAATACCCTGAACATGGAGATCTTCGTGCCCATGTTGGTGTTCGCCGTGCTCGCGGATCGACAGGCACCGTTGGCGGAGTATGCCGGCCTGGCACTAGGGGCTGCCGTCGTGGTGCTGGGTTCCGGCGTGGTGCTGTGGCCGCTGGTCAAGCTACTCAAGCTCGATCCCAAGACCTTCCTGCCCCCAATGATGTTCAACAATTCCGGCAACATGGGCATACCGCTGCTGGTATTGGCTTTCGGGGAGGCGGCTCTGCCCGCCGCGGTGGTGGTGTTCATCGTCGAGATGCTGCTGCACTTTTCGGTGGGGCTCTACATGTTGAGTCCGCATACGCCGCTGTGGCGGCTGCTGCGCATGCCGATCGTGCTGGCCAGCCTGGCGGGTCTGGGCGTCAACCTGGGCGGTGTGCCGCTGCCCGGGTGGCTGCTCGAGGCACTGCACATGCTGGGTGGGGTGTGCATCCCGCTGATGCTGTTTGCGCTCGGGGTACGCATGCTCGACATCGATTTCGGCGACTGGAAGACCGGCCTGCTCGGCGCGGTGCTGTGCCCCCTCTCTGGCCTCCTCCTGGCTGTGCCGATGATCCTGTGGCTCGACCTGACGGGGTTGCAGGCGGCGGCGCTATGGGTATTTGCCGCGCTGCCTCCCGCCGTGCTCAACTACCTGGTAGCCGAGCAGTATCGACAGGAGCCTCACAAGGTGGCCTCCTTGGTGCTGATCGGCAACCTGGGCAGCTTGATCGTGATGCCCGTGGTGCTGGCTCTGGTATTCACGCGCGTCTATCCGGGGCTGGCGTAA
- the hisC gene encoding histidinol-phosphate transaminase: MSQFWSPAVRELTPYVPGEQPREKLIKLNTNENPYPPAPGVEAVLREFPVDHLRLYPDPQSLALREALAREHGVEAGQVFVGNGSDEVLALAFQAFFCHGRPLEMPDITYSFYPVYCKLYGIERRSLPLDSEWRVDLDAFATVSGGAIFANPNAPTAHGHSRNAIASLLERLTEQVVLVDEAYVDFGGESVVPLIERFPNLLVTGTFSKSRSLAGLRLGYAIGSRELIEGLERVKDSFNSYPIDSLASALAIASLADQEHFDACRERVITTRERTAKRLGDLGFDVLPSQANFILVRHAEHDAAQFFVGLRERGILVRHFNTEALRDFLRISIGTDDEMDSLIEAFELLCH; encoded by the coding sequence ATGAGCCAGTTCTGGAGCCCGGCGGTACGCGAGCTGACGCCCTACGTACCGGGAGAGCAGCCGCGCGAGAAGCTGATCAAGCTGAACACCAACGAGAACCCCTACCCGCCGGCCCCCGGCGTCGAAGCAGTGCTGCGGGAATTTCCCGTCGATCACCTGCGCCTCTATCCCGATCCGCAATCCCTTGCGCTGCGTGAGGCGCTCGCCCGAGAGCATGGCGTCGAGGCAGGGCAGGTCTTCGTAGGCAACGGCTCCGACGAGGTGTTGGCGCTGGCCTTTCAGGCCTTCTTCTGCCATGGCCGCCCGCTCGAGATGCCGGACATCACCTACAGCTTCTATCCGGTCTATTGCAAGCTGTACGGCATCGAACGGCGCAGCCTGCCGCTCGACAGCGAATGGCGAGTCGATCTTGATGCCTTTGCCACCGTCAGCGGCGGTGCCATCTTCGCCAACCCCAATGCGCCAACGGCACATGGGCACTCACGCAATGCCATAGCCAGCCTGCTCGAACGTCTGACTGAACAAGTGGTGCTGGTCGACGAAGCCTATGTCGACTTCGGCGGAGAAAGCGTCGTGCCGCTGATCGAACGTTTCCCCAATCTGCTGGTGACCGGCACCTTTTCTAAATCGCGCAGCCTGGCCGGCCTGCGCCTGGGCTATGCCATCGGCTCCCGCGAGTTGATCGAGGGCCTGGAGCGGGTCAAGGACTCCTTCAACTCCTACCCCATCGACAGCCTGGCCAGTGCGCTCGCCATCGCCTCGCTGGCGGACCAGGAGCATTTCGACGCCTGCCGAGAGCGCGTCATCACCACCCGTGAGCGTACCGCCAAGCGGCTTGGCGATCTCGGCTTCGACGTGCTCCCCTCCCAGGCCAACTTCATCCTGGTCAGACACGCCGAGCACGATGCCGCCCAATTCTTCGTCGGCCTGCGTGAACGGGGCATCCTGGTGCGCCACTTCAATACCGAGGCGCTGCGTGATTTCCTGCGCATCTCGATCGGCACAGACGATGAGATGGACAGCCTGATCGAAGCCTTCGAACTGCTCTGCCATTGA
- a CDS encoding VOC family protein, which yields MRTAHLPLAGIHHVALITADYPRAKHFYLDVLGAEVLNESYRAERDSHKLDLRLPGGIQLELFSFPSPPARQSYPEACGLRHLALATPDLDGCVRMLEARGVQSERIRIDAITGARFTFLNDPDGTPIELYEVN from the coding sequence ATGCGTACCGCGCACCTTCCCTTGGCAGGCATTCATCATGTCGCCCTGATTACCGCCGATTACCCTCGTGCCAAGCATTTCTATCTCGACGTACTGGGCGCCGAGGTGCTCAACGAGAGCTACCGCGCCGAGCGTGACAGCCACAAGCTGGACCTGAGGCTGCCCGGCGGCATCCAGCTCGAACTCTTCTCCTTTCCTTCGCCCCCGGCACGTCAGAGTTATCCTGAAGCCTGCGGCCTTCGTCACCTCGCCCTGGCAACACCAGACCTGGATGGCTGTGTGAGGATGCTCGAAGCGCGCGGCGTCCAATCCGAGCGCATCCGAATCGACGCCATCACCGGCGCCCGCTTCACCTTCCTAAACGATCCCGACGGCACCCCCATCGAGCTTTACGAAGTGAACTGA
- the tyrS gene encoding tyrosine--tRNA ligase encodes MSDVASALALLKRGTQEILLEDELVKKLESGRKLRIKAGFDPTAPDLHLGHSVLLTKMRQFQDLGHQIIFLIGDFTGRIGDPTGKNVTRKPLTEDEVRANAQTYKEQVFKILDPDKTEVRFNSEWFGELTAAKMIELAAQSTVARMLERDDFDKRYKSGQPISIHEFLYPLVQGYDSVALEADIEMGGTDQKFNLLMGREIQKHFGMEPQVVITMPLLEGLDGVQKMSKSLGNYVGVDEAPGSMFNKLVSMPDSLMWRYFELLSLKSNEELESLKRDVEAGANPRDIKMVLARELIGRYHGKEAAASAHKSAGNRLAEGELPEDLPEVEVDFEGSAQAPIAAVLNRAGLANNSAQAKDMLGNGRVKVDGEVVAKDLMLDTGKSYVIQAGKKRYARVTLR; translated from the coding sequence ATGAGCGATGTCGCAAGCGCGCTGGCGCTGCTGAAGCGAGGCACCCAGGAGATCCTGCTGGAGGATGAGCTGGTCAAGAAGCTCGAGTCCGGCCGCAAGCTGCGCATCAAGGCGGGCTTTGACCCAACGGCTCCCGATCTTCACCTCGGCCATAGCGTCCTGCTGACCAAGATGCGTCAGTTCCAGGACCTCGGCCACCAGATCATCTTCCTGATCGGCGACTTCACCGGGCGTATCGGCGACCCCACCGGCAAGAACGTGACCCGCAAGCCGCTCACCGAGGATGAGGTGCGTGCCAACGCCCAGACCTACAAGGAACAGGTCTTCAAGATCCTCGATCCCGACAAGACCGAGGTGCGTTTCAACTCCGAATGGTTCGGCGAACTCACCGCGGCCAAGATGATCGAGCTGGCGGCCCAGAGCACCGTGGCGCGCATGCTCGAGCGCGACGACTTCGACAAGCGCTACAAGTCGGGCCAACCGATCTCCATCCACGAGTTTCTCTACCCGCTGGTGCAGGGCTACGACTCCGTGGCCCTCGAAGCCGACATCGAGATGGGCGGCACCGATCAGAAGTTCAACCTGCTGATGGGGCGCGAGATTCAGAAGCACTTCGGCATGGAGCCTCAGGTGGTCATCACCATGCCGCTGCTCGAGGGCCTCGACGGCGTACAGAAGATGTCGAAGTCGCTGGGCAACTACGTCGGCGTCGACGAGGCGCCGGGCTCAATGTTCAACAAGCTCGTGTCGATGCCCGACAGTCTCATGTGGCGCTATTTCGAACTGCTCTCGCTGAAGTCGAACGAAGAGCTCGAATCGCTCAAGCGCGACGTCGAGGCTGGGGCTAACCCTCGTGATATCAAGATGGTCCTGGCGCGTGAGCTGATCGGGCGCTACCACGGCAAAGAGGCTGCGGCCAGCGCTCACAAGTCGGCCGGCAACCGCCTGGCCGAGGGCGAGCTGCCAGAGGACCTGCCCGAGGTGGAGGTCGACTTCGAAGGCAGCGCCCAGGCGCCGATCGCCGCGGTGCTCAACCGGGCTGGCCTGGCCAACAACAGCGCCCAGGCCAAGGACATGCTCGGCAACGGCCGGGTCAAGGTCGACGGCGAAGTGGTCGCCAAGGATCTCATGCTCGATACCGGCAAGAGCTACGTGATCCAGGCGGGCAAGAAACGCTACGCCAGGGTGACGCTGCGCTGA
- a CDS encoding anhydro-N-acetylmuramic acid kinase produces the protein MALLVGLMSGTSLDGIDAALVEIEPSGHPRLLASHAETMPDTLRERLLALCQAERVAFAELACAEDAFSRLQADAVTRLLACSGTPAERIHAIGSHGQTIEHAPRGHADGPAYTLQLDNPSLLAELTGCMVVADFRRRDLAAGGQAAPLAPAFHEALFRRAGQWQLALNLGGFANLTLLPPAESDAEVIGFDTGPANALLDAWHARHRGGRFDADGAWAASGRVDETLLERLLAEPFFHRPPPRSTGREEFHLDWLENHLTGKESPVDVQATLAELTATSVALGIEMARELVGAPVARALIPCGGGAHNLDLLSRLARHLPETALTPCSDWGWPADWLEAGAFAWLAWRRLEGLPGNLPSVTGAAGPRVLGGVYAP, from the coding sequence ATGGCACTGTTGGTTGGCTTGATGTCCGGCACCAGCCTGGATGGTATCGATGCTGCCCTGGTCGAAATCGAGCCGTCGGGCCACCCCCGGCTGCTTGCCTCTCACGCCGAGACGATGCCCGACACGCTGCGCGAGCGCTTGCTGGCGCTGTGTCAGGCCGAGCGGGTCGCCTTCGCCGAACTGGCCTGCGCCGAGGATGCCTTCAGCCGACTGCAGGCCGATGCCGTAACGCGGTTGCTGGCCTGCAGCGGCACGCCGGCAGAGCGGATCCATGCCATCGGCAGCCACGGCCAGACCATCGAGCATGCGCCCCGGGGGCACGCTGACGGGCCTGCCTATACGCTGCAGCTCGACAACCCCAGCCTGCTGGCCGAGCTAACCGGCTGCATGGTGGTGGCCGACTTTCGTCGCCGCGACCTGGCCGCCGGCGGTCAGGCCGCCCCCTTGGCTCCGGCCTTCCATGAGGCGCTGTTCCGCCGTGCGGGACAGTGGCAACTGGCACTCAACCTGGGCGGCTTCGCCAACCTGACGCTGCTGCCTCCAGCGGAAAGCGACGCCGAGGTCATCGGCTTCGATACCGGCCCGGCCAACGCCCTGCTCGATGCCTGGCATGCCCGCCACCGCGGCGGCCGCTTCGACGCCGACGGCGCTTGGGCCGCGTCAGGACGAGTGGACGAAACCCTGCTGGAGCGCCTGCTCGCCGAGCCCTTCTTTCACCGCCCGCCTCCGCGCAGCACCGGACGCGAGGAGTTCCATCTCGACTGGCTCGAAAACCATCTCACCGGGAAGGAGAGCCCCGTTGACGTTCAGGCCACCCTGGCGGAGCTGACCGCCACGAGCGTCGCCTTGGGTATCGAGATGGCGCGTGAGCTGGTCGGCGCACCGGTAGCCAGGGCACTGATCCCCTGCGGCGGCGGCGCGCACAACCTCGACCTGCTCAGCCGTCTGGCACGCCATCTGCCCGAGACCGCCCTCACACCCTGCAGCGACTGGGGCTGGCCCGCCGACTGGCTGGAAGCCGGCGCCTTCGCCTGGCTCGCCTGGCGCCGCCTGGAAGGGCTGCCCGGCAACCTGCCCAGCGTCACCGGCGCCGCCGGGCCGCGCGTCCTCGGCGGCGTCTATGCGCCCTAG
- a CDS encoding PilT/PilU family type 4a pilus ATPase, which produces MKAQEWLEQLLDIMARQEASDLLISVQAPPTIKTAGKLTALGDQRLSVEQVRELVNTAVPEGLKERFLQEREANFALSLSGRGRFRVSAFQQRNQWAMVIRRIAYEIPHLEELSLPPQLGELANMKRGLVFVVGGTGTGKSTTLASMIQQRNETVGGHIISVEDPIEYVHPHKKAIINQREVGIDTESFEVALKNTLRQAPDVVLIGEVRTRETMEHALTFAETGHLCLATLHANNANQALDRIIHFFPHERHEQIWLDLSLNLHAIVAQQLLPTRDGGRTPVIEILLRTPLIADLIRKGDVGEIKNVMARSRDQGMQTFDQALFDLYKAGKISEEVAMVHADSANELRMMIKYGDEKSDVLTKAQEGVQRFSLRDDDDF; this is translated from the coding sequence ATGAAAGCACAAGAATGGCTGGAGCAATTGCTTGACATCATGGCCCGCCAGGAGGCCTCGGACCTGCTGATCTCGGTGCAGGCGCCACCCACGATCAAGACTGCCGGCAAGCTCACGGCGCTCGGCGATCAGCGGCTCTCGGTGGAGCAGGTGCGTGAGCTGGTCAATACCGCCGTACCGGAGGGGCTCAAGGAACGCTTCTTGCAGGAGCGCGAGGCCAATTTCGCGCTGAGCCTTTCCGGTCGTGGGCGTTTCCGGGTCAGCGCCTTCCAGCAGCGCAACCAGTGGGCCATGGTCATCCGTCGCATTGCCTATGAGATACCTCACCTCGAGGAGCTCTCCCTGCCGCCGCAACTGGGCGAGCTGGCCAACATGAAACGCGGGTTGGTGTTCGTAGTGGGCGGTACCGGCACCGGCAAGTCGACTACCCTGGCGTCGATGATCCAGCAGCGCAACGAGACCGTGGGCGGGCATATCATCAGCGTTGAAGATCCCATCGAATACGTGCATCCGCACAAGAAGGCGATCATCAATCAGCGCGAGGTGGGCATCGATACCGAGTCGTTCGAGGTGGCGTTGAAGAATACCCTGCGCCAGGCGCCGGATGTGGTCCTGATCGGCGAGGTGCGTACCCGCGAGACCATGGAGCATGCGCTGACCTTCGCCGAAACCGGCCACCTGTGCCTGGCGACCCTTCACGCCAACAACGCCAACCAGGCGCTGGACCGCATCATTCACTTCTTCCCCCACGAGCGACATGAACAGATCTGGCTCGACCTGTCGCTCAACCTGCATGCCATCGTTGCCCAGCAACTGCTGCCGACCCGCGACGGCGGGCGCACCCCGGTCATCGAGATCCTCTTGCGCACACCTCTGATCGCCGACTTGATCCGCAAGGGTGACGTAGGCGAGATCAAGAACGTCATGGCCCGCTCGCGCGACCAGGGCATGCAGACCTTCGATCAGGCGCTGTTCGATCTCTACAAGGCCGGCAAGATCAGCGAGGAGGTAGCCATGGTGCACGCCGACTCGGCCAACGAGCTGCGCATGATGATCAAGTACGGCGACGAGAAGAGCGACGTGCTGACGAAGGCGCAGGAGGGCGTGCAGCGGTTCTCGCTACGCGACGACGACGACTTCTAG
- a CDS encoding type IV pilus twitching motility protein PilT, producing the protein MDITELLAFSAKQNASDLHLSAGLPPMIRVDGDIRRLNVPAMEDREVRKLIYDIMGDRQRRDYEEFFETDFSFEVPGVARFRVNAFNQARGAGAVFRTIPSEVLTMEDLELGDVFRRLALLPRGLVLVTGPTGSGKSTTLAAMIDYINDHRYDHILTIEDPVEFVHRSKRCLINQREVHRDTHGFAQALRSALREDPDVILVGEMRDLETIRLALTAAETGHLVFGTLHTTSAAKTIDRIIDVFPGEEKAMVRSMLSESLQAVISQTLLKRRSGGRVAAHEILVANAAVRNLIREDKVAQIYSAIQTGGNIGMQTLDAALAKLVAENVVNRDEAQARAKSALTS; encoded by the coding sequence ATGGATATTACCGAACTGCTGGCGTTCTCGGCAAAGCAGAACGCCTCCGACCTGCATTTATCGGCCGGCTTGCCGCCGATGATTCGTGTCGATGGCGATATTCGCCGTCTCAATGTGCCGGCCATGGAGGACCGTGAAGTCCGCAAGCTGATCTACGACATCATGGGTGACCGCCAGCGCCGTGACTACGAGGAGTTCTTCGAGACCGACTTCTCCTTCGAAGTCCCCGGCGTTGCGCGTTTCCGGGTCAACGCCTTCAACCAGGCCCGCGGGGCCGGCGCGGTGTTCCGTACCATCCCCAGCGAGGTGCTCACCATGGAGGACCTGGAACTGGGCGATGTCTTCCGCCGCCTGGCACTGCTGCCGCGTGGCCTGGTGCTGGTCACCGGCCCCACCGGCTCGGGCAAGAGCACGACCCTGGCCGCCATGATCGACTATATCAACGATCATCGATACGACCACATCCTCACCATCGAGGATCCGGTGGAGTTCGTGCATCGCAGCAAGCGCTGCCTGATCAACCAGCGCGAGGTGCATCGTGACACCCACGGTTTCGCCCAGGCGCTGCGCAGCGCCTTGCGCGAGGACCCGGATGTGATCCTGGTCGGCGAGATGCGCGACCTCGAGACCATCCGGCTGGCGCTCACCGCCGCCGAGACTGGCCATCTGGTATTCGGCACCCTGCATACCACCTCGGCGGCCAAGACCATCGACCGTATCATCGACGTCTTCCCCGGCGAGGAGAAGGCCATGGTGCGCTCGATGCTGTCGGAGTCGCTGCAGGCGGTGATTTCCCAGACACTGCTCAAGCGCCGCAGCGGCGGGCGAGTGGCGGCCCACGAGATCCTTGTCGCCAATGCGGCGGTGCGCAACCTCATCCGTGAGGACAAGGTGGCGCAGATCTATTCGGCCATCCAGACCGGCGGCAATATCGGCATGCAGACCCTCGATGCCGCCCTGGCCAAGCTGGTGGCCGAGAACGTGGTCAATCGCGACGAGGCCCAGGCCCGCGCCAAGAGTGCGCTGACCAGCTGA
- a CDS encoding YggS family pyridoxal phosphate-dependent enzyme, which yields MTDTMLSESLASARERLAEALTAAGRPVGSARLLAVSKTKPASLVREAWELGQREFGENYVQEALEKQVELADLDGIVWHFIGPLQTNKTRPVAEHFDWVHSVDREKIARRLSEQRPEELGPLQVCLQVNVSDEASKSGIAFDELEGLAETVLALPRLRLRGLMAIPAPAEDMARQREPLARLRRALEALRERFPEAPLDTLSMGMSDDLEAAVLEGATLVRLGTAIFGARDTSRR from the coding sequence ATGACGGATACCATGCTTTCCGAGTCGCTGGCCAGTGCTCGCGAGCGTCTGGCCGAGGCACTGACGGCGGCGGGCCGCCCTGTCGGGTCGGCAAGGCTGCTAGCGGTCAGCAAGACCAAGCCAGCCAGTCTGGTCCGCGAGGCCTGGGAGCTTGGCCAGCGGGAGTTCGGCGAGAACTACGTACAGGAAGCACTGGAGAAACAGGTCGAGCTGGCCGACCTCGACGGCATCGTCTGGCATTTCATCGGCCCGCTGCAAACCAACAAGACGCGCCCCGTGGCCGAGCACTTCGACTGGGTCCACAGCGTCGACCGCGAGAAGATCGCCCGGCGCTTGAGCGAACAGCGCCCCGAAGAGTTGGGGCCGCTGCAGGTCTGCCTGCAGGTCAACGTCAGCGACGAAGCCAGCAAGTCGGGCATCGCTTTCGACGAATTGGAGGGGCTGGCGGAGACGGTACTTGCATTGCCTCGCTTGCGCCTGCGCGGGTTGATGGCCATTCCGGCACCGGCCGAGGACATGGCGCGCCAGCGCGAACCCTTGGCGCGCTTGCGTCGGGCTCTGGAGGCGCTGCGTGAACGCTTTCCCGAGGCGCCACTGGATACCCTGTCGATGGGCATGAGCGACGACCTGGAAGCCGCCGTGCTCGAAGGTGCCACCCTGGTACGCCTCGGCACGGCCATCTTTGGCGCACGAGACACTTCACGTCGCTAG